Proteins from a single region of Streptomyces vinaceus:
- a CDS encoding amidohydrolase family protein, producing MTDTDADEDRDRYTVISADCHAGADLLDYRPYLEKRYHEEFDAWAATYVNPYEDLLADTADRNWNSARRLSELEADGIVAEVVFPNTIPPFFPKASLMAQPPTAEEYAMRWAGLQAHNRWLADFCADAPGRRAGVVQILLNDVDAAVKEIRRTREAGLTGGILLPGVPPGSTVPELYSSAYDPIWAVCDELDVPVNHHGGSASPPLGDEPAARAVFMVETTWFSHRALWHLVFGGAFRRHPGLKLVLTEQGSGWIPGVLDMLDYYHGRLVAASATAESKFGAGLAESMGKGPSEVWRDNCFVGASFMRPHEVPLRDRIGLDKIMWGSDYPHDEGTTPFSREGLRIAYAGLPRKEVTAMVGGNAARVYGFDLALLDAVAAKHGPTVAEIAEPLDTIPPQATSPAFARGGSVRIW from the coding sequence ATGACGGACACGGACGCGGACGAGGACCGGGACCGGTACACGGTCATCTCGGCGGACTGCCACGCGGGCGCGGACCTGCTGGACTACAGGCCGTACCTGGAGAAGCGGTACCACGAGGAGTTCGACGCCTGGGCCGCCACGTACGTGAACCCGTACGAGGACCTCCTCGCGGACACCGCCGACCGCAACTGGAACTCGGCGCGCCGGCTCTCGGAGCTGGAGGCGGACGGCATCGTGGCGGAGGTGGTCTTCCCCAACACCATCCCGCCGTTCTTCCCGAAGGCCTCGCTGATGGCGCAGCCGCCGACGGCCGAGGAGTACGCGATGCGCTGGGCGGGGCTCCAGGCGCACAACCGCTGGCTGGCGGACTTCTGCGCCGACGCGCCGGGCAGGCGGGCGGGCGTGGTGCAGATCCTCCTCAACGACGTGGACGCGGCGGTGAAGGAGATCCGCCGCACGCGGGAGGCAGGCCTCACGGGCGGCATCCTGCTGCCGGGCGTCCCGCCGGGCTCGACGGTGCCCGAGCTGTACTCGTCGGCGTACGACCCGATCTGGGCGGTGTGCGACGAGCTGGACGTCCCGGTCAACCACCACGGCGGCTCGGCGTCACCGCCGCTCGGGGACGAGCCGGCCGCGCGGGCCGTCTTCATGGTGGAGACGACCTGGTTCTCGCACCGGGCCCTGTGGCACCTGGTCTTCGGCGGCGCCTTCCGCCGCCATCCGGGCTTGAAGCTGGTCCTGACCGAGCAGGGCTCGGGGTGGATCCCGGGCGTGCTCGACATGCTGGACTACTACCACGGCCGCCTGGTCGCGGCCTCGGCGACGGCGGAGTCGAAGTTCGGGGCGGGCCTGGCGGAGTCGATGGGCAAGGGCCCGAGCGAGGTCTGGCGGGACAACTGCTTCGTGGGGGCCAGCTTCATGCGCCCGCACGAGGTCCCGCTGCGGGACCGGATCGGCCTCGACAAGATCATGTGGGGCAGCGACTACCCCCACGACGAGGGCACCACCCCGTTCTCCCGCGAGGGCCTCCGCATCGCCTACGCGGGCCTCCCGAGGAAGGAGGTGACCGCCATGGTGGGCGGCAACGCGGCCCGCGTCTACGGCTTCGACCTGGCCCTGCTGGACGCGGTCGCGGCCAAGCACGGCCCGACGGTCGCGGAGATCGCGGAGCCCCTGGACACGATCCCCCCGCAGGCCACGAGCCCCGCCTTCGCCCGAGGCGGCTCGGTCCGCATCTGGTAG
- a CDS encoding SDR family NAD(P)-dependent oxidoreductase, which translates to MRLEPGQVAVVTGAASGIGLAMARRFAAEGLKVVLADVEEGALRKAADELAADGAQVLARPVDVSDRDSVIALADAAYDAFGAVHVLCNNAGVGSGAEGRMWEHEPNDWKWAFSVNVWGVFHGIQAFVPRMIAGGGPGHVVNTSSGDGGIAPLPTASVYAVTKAAVVTMTESLYAHLKAVRAPVGASVLFPGPHMLRTGLWESHRNRPERYAKQRPRKTPYRSLDQYEAAMKQAGHAVDFTPVEEVAEHVVDGIRADRFWMLPASEHSDRQIRARSQSMLDRANPAYLESFILD; encoded by the coding sequence ATGAGGCTCGAACCCGGACAGGTGGCCGTCGTCACCGGCGCCGCCAGCGGCATCGGGCTCGCGATGGCCCGGCGCTTCGCCGCCGAGGGGCTGAAGGTCGTCCTCGCCGACGTGGAGGAGGGGGCCCTGCGCAAGGCCGCGGACGAGCTGGCCGCCGACGGCGCCCAGGTGCTCGCCCGGCCCGTCGACGTCAGCGACCGCGACAGCGTCATCGCCCTCGCCGACGCCGCGTACGACGCCTTCGGCGCCGTGCACGTGCTCTGCAACAACGCGGGCGTCGGCTCCGGGGCCGAGGGCCGGATGTGGGAGCACGAGCCCAACGACTGGAAATGGGCGTTCTCCGTCAACGTCTGGGGCGTCTTCCACGGCATCCAGGCCTTCGTCCCCCGCATGATCGCGGGCGGCGGCCCCGGCCACGTCGTCAACACCTCCTCCGGCGACGGCGGCATCGCCCCGCTGCCCACCGCCTCCGTCTACGCCGTCACCAAGGCGGCCGTGGTCACCATGACCGAGTCGCTGTACGCCCACCTCAAGGCGGTGCGCGCGCCCGTCGGCGCCTCCGTCCTCTTCCCCGGACCGCACATGCTGCGCACCGGGCTGTGGGAGTCGCACCGCAACCGGCCCGAGCGGTACGCGAAGCAGCGGCCGCGCAAGACCCCGTACCGCAGCCTCGACCAGTACGAGGCCGCGATGAAGCAGGCCGGCCACGCGGTGGACTTCACCCCGGTGGAGGAGGTCGCCGAGCACGTCGTCGACGGCATCCGCGCCGACCGCTTCTGGATGCTCCCGGCGAGCGAGCACAGCGACCGGCAGATCCGCGCCCGGTCGCAGTCGATGCTCGACCGCGCCAATCCCGCCTATCTGGAGAGCTTCATCCTCGACTGA
- a CDS encoding sterol desaturase family protein produces MPNLPDVVLWSIPAFVLLTVIEVVSYRLHPDEDAAGYDTKDAATSVAMGIGSIGFDLLWKIPVVAVFTAVYELTPLRVPFLWWTVLLMLLVQDFLYYWQHRLHHVIRILWACHVVHHSSRNFNLTTALRQPWTSATTWWFYLPMVAVGVHPAAIPFCYGINLLYQFWVHTERIGKLPRPYEYVFNTPSHHRVHHASQGGYLDRNFGGILIVWDRMFGSWVGETDKPVYGLTKNIGTYNPLRVATHEYAAIARDIRAARSWRERAGRVFRGPGWQPAAPAAPAAPAGSAAPAAPAEPAAPAEPAAPAGSAAPAAPAEPAGKTSERAA; encoded by the coding sequence ATGCCGAACCTGCCCGATGTCGTGCTGTGGTCCATACCTGCCTTCGTACTGCTCACCGTCATCGAGGTGGTGAGCTACCGCCTCCATCCCGACGAGGACGCCGCCGGGTACGACACCAAGGACGCCGCGACCAGCGTCGCCATGGGGATCGGCAGCATCGGCTTCGACCTGCTGTGGAAGATCCCGGTCGTCGCCGTGTTCACCGCGGTCTACGAACTGACCCCGCTGCGCGTGCCGTTCCTGTGGTGGACCGTCCTGCTGATGCTGCTGGTGCAGGACTTCCTCTACTACTGGCAGCACCGGCTCCACCACGTCATCCGCATCCTGTGGGCCTGCCACGTCGTCCACCACAGCAGCCGGAACTTCAACCTCACCACCGCCCTGCGCCAGCCCTGGACCAGCGCCACCACCTGGTGGTTCTACCTGCCCATGGTCGCCGTCGGCGTGCACCCGGCCGCGATCCCGTTCTGCTACGGCATCAACCTCCTCTACCAGTTCTGGGTCCACACCGAGCGCATCGGGAAGCTCCCGCGGCCCTACGAGTACGTCTTCAACACCCCCTCCCACCACCGCGTCCACCACGCCTCACAGGGCGGCTACCTGGACCGCAACTTCGGCGGGATCCTGATCGTCTGGGACCGGATGTTCGGCTCCTGGGTGGGGGAGACCGACAAGCCGGTCTACGGGCTCACCAAGAACATCGGCACCTACAACCCGCTGCGCGTCGCCACCCACGAGTACGCGGCCATCGCGCGTGACATCCGCGCCGCCCGCAGCTGGCGTGAGCGCGCCGGGCGCGTCTTCCGCGGGCCCGGCTGGCAGCCGGCCGCCCCGGCCGCCCCGGCCGCCCCCGCCGGGAGCGCCGCCCCGGCCGCTCCCGCCGAGCCCGCCGCTCCCGCCGAGCCCGCCGCCCCCGCCGGGAGCGCCGCTCCGGCCGCTCCCGCCGAG
- a CDS encoding NACHT domain-containing protein, whose translation MTGFETVVLRVAGTAAGALVKSLLSRSPGAGLAADPAAPAPRWRRPAELGDPEIRRLTQALASRMGPACGSLPEHERLAALDAVADAFATLGPLTPESLFAVDLDPAALAATLPPPPPGLSPPAGALYGRLIRLCCAHAVEYVTTLPAFGARTDVELVRRTGELGRALDRLADRSDGAAHAFEERYARYVAEAHGRLQLFGVTTGRARQEWPLDLAYISLAVTGEQELMPGGPGTHQTSVRAEQALGTAERVLLRGPAGSGKSTLVQWLALNAARQAEGPWSTCVPFVLRLRSFTSADALPLPEEFLRASGVPLTAPPGWVEELMASGRALVLVDGVDEVPQRLRTRTEAWLRSLITAFPKARYVVTTRPSAVPESWLAGQGFAPHSLLPMEREDVRAFVRHWHAAARAEGQEVDAYEASLLEAVAGRRDLGRLATNPLMCALLCALNQDRRMQLPRARKELYDAALDMLLVRRDTEREILGVEGVYLTREEQIALLQRFAYWLIRNGQVEAVREEAVEMVGEWLDAMPQVRADAEQVFSHLLIRSGLLREPVRGSVDFVHRTFQDYLGAKAAVEARDFGVLVKNAQDDTWDDVVRMAVGHARPDERVRILRGLLRRADKVKGARNRLILLAAACLEHAPELDPAVRADVQERTARLLPPRTRGQAEELAKAGELVLELLPLDDDLGEDEAEAIVRTAGLVGGVRALEIIARFRRDNRLNVAYALADSWGRFDAGEYADAVLSAAPMSGASLLVSTGEQLAQVGRLTQVKRINLHWAPGLPELVGRRPDLEWLFVYRNEGLGDLSLLAPLDRLAFLGLSLCPNVTDLAPLAGLPLRELSLVGLPDRVPLEPLRELGLDTLALGCRTSADRVGDLPLPEGLQTLHLLRGAEGLSLEGLDRWTGLRSLAVTGDGQADELARVAKPALTSLTVTAAAPDLARLPRHDRLTALSLNQCSVGDLAPLRALPGLRNLMLNHCGETHDLSPLSGLDGLTVTVFGTAEVTGAEGIPPERLRLRRP comes from the coding sequence ATGACGGGCTTCGAGACGGTGGTCCTACGGGTGGCGGGCACGGCGGCGGGCGCCCTGGTGAAGTCCCTGCTGAGCCGGTCCCCGGGGGCGGGCCTGGCGGCGGACCCGGCCGCCCCGGCCCCGCGCTGGCGCCGCCCGGCGGAGCTCGGCGACCCGGAGATCCGCCGCCTGACGCAGGCCCTGGCGTCCCGCATGGGCCCGGCGTGCGGATCACTGCCGGAGCACGAGCGCCTGGCGGCGCTGGACGCGGTCGCGGACGCCTTCGCCACGCTCGGGCCGCTGACTCCGGAGTCGCTGTTCGCAGTGGACCTGGACCCCGCGGCCCTGGCGGCCACCCTCCCGCCGCCCCCGCCCGGGCTGAGCCCGCCGGCCGGGGCGCTGTACGGGCGCCTGATCCGCCTGTGCTGCGCACACGCGGTGGAGTACGTGACGACCCTCCCGGCCTTCGGCGCCCGGACGGACGTGGAACTGGTGCGCCGGACCGGCGAGTTGGGGCGGGCGCTGGACCGGCTTGCGGACCGCTCGGACGGGGCGGCCCACGCCTTCGAGGAACGCTACGCGCGGTACGTCGCCGAGGCCCACGGGCGACTTCAGCTGTTCGGCGTGACCACCGGCCGGGCGCGCCAGGAATGGCCCCTGGACCTCGCGTACATCAGCCTCGCGGTGACCGGCGAGCAGGAGCTGATGCCGGGCGGGCCCGGGACGCACCAGACCTCCGTCAGGGCGGAGCAGGCGCTCGGCACGGCGGAGCGGGTCCTGCTGCGGGGCCCGGCGGGGTCGGGCAAGAGCACGCTGGTGCAGTGGCTGGCGCTGAACGCCGCCCGGCAGGCCGAGGGGCCGTGGAGCACGTGCGTACCGTTCGTGCTGCGCCTGCGCTCCTTCACGTCGGCCGACGCCCTCCCGCTGCCGGAGGAGTTCCTGCGGGCCTCGGGCGTACCGCTGACGGCTCCGCCGGGGTGGGTCGAGGAACTGATGGCCTCGGGGCGGGCGTTGGTCCTGGTGGACGGCGTGGACGAGGTCCCGCAGCGGCTGCGCACCCGCACGGAGGCGTGGCTGCGCTCGCTGATCACCGCGTTCCCGAAGGCGCGGTACGTGGTGACGACCCGGCCGTCGGCGGTCCCCGAGAGCTGGCTCGCCGGTCAGGGGTTCGCCCCGCACTCGCTGCTGCCGATGGAGCGGGAGGACGTACGGGCCTTCGTCAGGCACTGGCACGCGGCGGCCCGGGCGGAGGGCCAGGAGGTGGACGCGTACGAGGCTTCGCTGCTGGAGGCGGTCGCCGGCCGCCGCGACCTCGGCCGGCTGGCGACGAACCCGCTGATGTGCGCGCTGCTGTGCGCCCTGAACCAGGACCGCCGCATGCAGCTGCCGCGGGCGCGGAAGGAGCTGTACGACGCGGCGCTGGACATGCTGCTGGTCCGGCGCGACACCGAGCGGGAGATCCTCGGCGTCGAGGGTGTGTACCTCACCCGGGAGGAGCAGATCGCGCTGCTCCAGCGGTTCGCGTACTGGCTGATCAGGAACGGCCAGGTCGAGGCGGTCCGGGAGGAGGCCGTGGAGATGGTGGGCGAGTGGCTGGACGCGATGCCCCAGGTACGGGCCGATGCGGAGCAGGTCTTCTCCCACCTGCTGATCCGCAGCGGACTGCTGCGCGAACCGGTCCGGGGCTCCGTGGACTTCGTCCACCGCACCTTCCAGGACTACCTGGGCGCGAAGGCGGCGGTGGAGGCCAGGGACTTCGGCGTGCTGGTGAAGAACGCCCAGGACGACACCTGGGACGACGTGGTCCGCATGGCCGTGGGCCACGCCCGCCCGGACGAGCGGGTCCGCATCCTGCGGGGGCTGCTCCGCCGGGCGGACAAGGTCAAAGGCGCCCGCAACCGCCTGATCCTGCTGGCGGCGGCCTGCCTGGAACACGCCCCGGAACTGGACCCGGCCGTGCGCGCCGACGTACAGGAGCGCACGGCGCGCCTGCTGCCGCCCCGGACCCGCGGTCAGGCGGAGGAGCTGGCCAAGGCCGGCGAGCTCGTGCTGGAACTGCTGCCCCTGGACGACGATCTCGGCGAGGACGAAGCGGAGGCGATCGTCCGCACGGCGGGGCTGGTCGGCGGGGTGCGCGCCCTGGAGATCATCGCCCGGTTCCGGCGGGACAACCGCCTGAACGTGGCCTACGCCCTGGCGGACAGCTGGGGCCGGTTCGATGCGGGCGAGTACGCCGACGCGGTTCTCTCGGCGGCCCCGATGTCCGGTGCGAGCCTGCTGGTGAGCACCGGGGAGCAGTTGGCCCAGGTCGGACGGCTCACCCAGGTGAAGAGGATCAACCTGCACTGGGCCCCCGGCCTGCCCGAGCTGGTCGGACGGCGCCCGGACCTCGAATGGCTCTTCGTCTACCGCAACGAAGGCCTCGGTGACCTGTCCCTGCTGGCGCCGCTCGACCGCCTGGCCTTCCTGGGGCTGTCCCTGTGCCCGAACGTGACCGACCTCGCGCCGCTCGCCGGGCTGCCGCTGCGCGAGCTCAGCCTGGTCGGCCTGCCGGACCGCGTCCCCTTGGAGCCGCTGCGCGAACTCGGCCTGGACACCCTGGCCCTGGGCTGCCGGACGTCCGCGGACCGGGTCGGCGATCTCCCGCTCCCGGAAGGGCTGCAGACCCTCCACCTGCTCCGGGGAGCGGAGGGCCTGTCACTGGAGGGTCTGGACCGCTGGACCGGGCTGCGGTCACTGGCGGTCACCGGCGACGGCCAGGCCGACGAGCTCGCCCGGGTCGCCAAGCCCGCGCTCACGAGCCTGACCGTCACCGCCGCGGCACCGGACCTCGCCCGGCTGCCCCGACACGATCGGCTCACCGCCCTGTCGCTGAACCAGTGCTCCGTCGGCGACCTCGCTCCACTGCGGGCCCTGCCCGGCCTGAGGAACCTCATGCTGAACCACTGCGGGGAGACCCACGACCTCAGTCCGCTGTCCGGCCTGGACGGGCTCACGGTCACGGTGTTCGGCACCGCGGAGGTCACCGGTGCCGAGGGCATCCCGCCGGAGCGGCTCAGGCTCCGACGGCCGTGA
- a CDS encoding amidohydrolase family protein, which translates to MNDSSAYEDPYLIISSDCHAGLPTEQYRPYLDSRFHPQFDEFLGQRDARRAEATKLGVRNEAFAEKWFHDHEEGLRGGWDTGQRLKELDGDGVAAEVVFPDADAVDSQTAAPFGVGLGLSGDQDPELGMAGAQAHNRWLAEFVSETPERHCGVALLPITGEPAKVVAEVYRAKESGLGALMIPAMWVDKAPYHDRRYDPVWAAAAETRMPIVTHSGSSPRHEYGDHLGIFVSEVTWWPSRPLWFLLWSGVFERHPGLKFGVAESGCWWLPNQLWFMDRLYLGAHGGKKLSPFEELKRPPSEYLDRQVFICATNTKRRELAQRYEIGVDNILWGSDFPHPEGTWPSTRTWLKNTFHDIPVGETRRMLGLAAADVFGFDTRKLAPLARRIGPTPAELGQPADQAAVEASWARSRETGRHWLTGEDFPALGVTR; encoded by the coding sequence TTGAACGACAGCAGTGCGTACGAAGACCCGTACCTGATCATTTCCTCCGACTGCCACGCGGGACTGCCGACCGAGCAGTACCGCCCGTATCTTGACTCCCGCTTCCACCCCCAGTTCGACGAGTTCCTCGGCCAGCGCGACGCCCGCCGCGCCGAGGCCACGAAGCTCGGCGTCCGCAACGAGGCCTTCGCCGAGAAGTGGTTCCACGATCACGAGGAAGGCCTGCGGGGCGGCTGGGACACCGGTCAGCGGCTGAAGGAGCTCGACGGCGACGGGGTCGCCGCCGAGGTGGTCTTCCCCGACGCCGACGCCGTGGACAGCCAGACCGCCGCCCCCTTCGGGGTCGGCCTCGGGCTCTCCGGCGACCAGGACCCCGAGCTCGGCATGGCGGGCGCGCAGGCGCACAACCGCTGGCTGGCCGAGTTCGTCTCCGAGACCCCCGAACGGCACTGCGGGGTCGCCCTGCTGCCCATCACGGGCGAACCGGCGAAGGTCGTCGCCGAGGTGTACCGGGCCAAGGAGTCCGGGCTCGGCGCGCTGATGATCCCCGCGATGTGGGTGGACAAGGCGCCCTACCACGACCGCCGCTACGACCCCGTGTGGGCGGCGGCGGCCGAGACGCGGATGCCGATCGTCACCCACTCGGGATCCTCGCCGCGCCACGAGTACGGCGACCACCTGGGCATCTTCGTCTCCGAAGTCACGTGGTGGCCCTCGCGCCCGCTGTGGTTCCTGCTCTGGTCGGGGGTCTTCGAGCGGCACCCGGGGCTGAAGTTCGGCGTCGCCGAGTCGGGCTGCTGGTGGCTGCCGAACCAGCTGTGGTTCATGGACCGGCTCTACCTCGGGGCGCACGGCGGCAAGAAGCTGTCGCCGTTCGAGGAGCTCAAGCGCCCGCCGAGCGAGTACCTGGACCGCCAGGTGTTCATCTGCGCGACCAACACCAAGCGGCGCGAGCTCGCCCAGCGCTACGAGATCGGCGTGGACAACATCCTGTGGGGCTCGGACTTCCCGCACCCCGAGGGGACCTGGCCGAGCACCCGGACCTGGCTGAAGAACACCTTCCACGACATCCCCGTCGGCGAGACCCGCCGGATGCTGGGCCTGGCGGCGGCGGACGTCTTCGGCTTCGACACGCGCAAGCTGGCCCCGCTCGCCCGGCGGATCGGCCCGACCCCGGCGGAGCTGGGGCAGCCGGCCGACCAGGCCGCGGTGGAGGCCTCGTGGGCCCGCTCGCGGGAGACGGGCCGCCACTGGCTGACGGGCGAGGACTTCCCGGCCCTGGGGGTGACCCGATGA